AACTACCTATACTTCTGTTTGAAAAGTGATGATATTGCAGTTGTTCGCAGACTTAAAACAATATCCAAACTCATAGCTCATAGCATGCATCGCTTGTTGAGGTGTACTGGACAATCGTCAATTACTCCACAAGCAACCAAATATTCGAGTGTTCAAACTCTTTCAATCTCCGTCACTCAGGAATCTTCAAAAACTTTAACTTTTCATCAGTCCTATGTTCTCGAATATTCAAATGCTACTCATTTCACTTGGATTACAATGGAAAACTTGCGCAAACATGGATCTTTTTACGGGTTAGTTGAAATACGGAAAACGAGGAGTACGGGATCCTTAGCATATGATATTATGGATTTAGATTTCTGCGCGTTCGTACGACAAAAAAATGCTCGTTCGAGAATCATTGGACTATACTCCTTCACATTCCGTTGTGGAGTACAAAAataactcctttttttctctttgaccGTTCACCAAGCCATATCTTTTCAGTATTTGCTGTCGTGCACCCTTTCTGGTGAACAGAGCTGCAGAATATGACAGTACCCATGGAAACTTTAGTTATTTCCCGTTTCTGTCTCTAAACTGATCATATCCTCCAGTTTTCTAGAACGAACGAAATTGCATTTTCTCGTGCTAAGTTTTGTGTTACTCCCTTCTTCAACATATTAACTGCTAGCTGGTATCTTTCCCGGCCATTACCTTTTTGTGCACTTCCATCATATGGACGAATATAAAAGAAGTGATAACGGCGTGGACCAACGTACCTTTAGAATGACAGATCGATGACTCGGCTTAGCACACAACTTAAGATACGCTTTCAAAGTCGCGACAACCTTATCTTGGTCAGAGTCACCCATTCAATCCTTCTGAAACCAAAAACTCCTGTACAACGAGGAAAGTTAAACAAACAGATCTTCAACAACAACCAAATACAACATCAACGAAAGAACGgttacaattttaaaaaaatcgacatCACATACAATGTCACAGAACCAAACTCTATGAACCCACTCGGCAAGCTCAAGTTTCAAATAAGGGATTTTAACGATGCTACAATCAGGATCAACGCAACAAACGAAACATAAACAACCCTGCCCACGACAGTTTGCTGTTGTATTGCCCTATTTACCTTCTACAGTAACCCACAAGCGCTAGGCGTAAAATGTGCTTTCTTTGTGTATCACACACGACCCTTGCGATTTTATACTCTCGCCGACTGTCATTACTTACCTACCAGGTTagttctgttccttttttttttgcttgcactttattttcttacgtAAATGCAGTGgaggaacggtaaagagggtctcGGCAGATtttccgcgaatgcctccgagatgTGTCCGGTGGATGTCCTCGTGGGATACAcgaacatatctcgacgaggtcacgctccaatCGTTCACGGAGAGGCAGACAACCTTAGATGTTCCTCTAGCCATAGAGGTTCAAAGAACTACACAGTTATAAGAAATgtgtaagaaaaaagagaacggaGCGAGTTTTGTCCAGATCTTACCTTcaggaagtctagaaatcttatcaaatgaacttttttcttccaaaagtccagagatacagaaggtccctctgttcGAAAATAAATTGAGCTATAGAAAAGCTTGAGACTTACAGGATAACAATAATACTCATTTCCGTTAGTTTTGAAAGCTGGCTGTTtcgtttttaacgaaaattttcatatttgagGCTATTGGATGCATCTTTCTCTCACATTTCAcgtgattatttatttatttatttattgaaaacacctataggtgtgccataaaacaaaaaaaaaacaaggtggaacagagctcactagaatttcgcctgaattttacacaacaagactggcccttcaaagcataaGGGCTGGTGCGTTAGCAGGTCATTTTCGTGCTAtggaaggtgagaaatcctcacacgAGATCCCACTTTTCccagacccagaacgctacggtagataaaTGGATACCAGagtttgggtgaccaacttaacctcgaacggaggaatcTGTCAGGGACCCTAGGCGAACGGGTGGGGGACCTCAAGCCGAttatttctcttgcttctgctACGATTACAAATTTGAGACCATCTCACACTACAAATCTCCAGTGGATGTGTGTGATCCTCCAAAAGTATTTAGCAGCTCGTGAAtcatatcctagccggtgatccAGCGTATGAATAGTGATAAGTAAGcggagtcagctatttagatAGCAACGAAGGTAAATTTCTCGCATCATCGCTAATTAATCTACCGAGGCCTGACCGGGCATACTCGAAAatctgccgggaccctctttacacgcacccaatGCAATGTACATCTGCTTGCACATTCTTTATGGTCTACTCTACTTTTTAAATTGtggtttcaaattttcccctttttcatATAGAAACTCAGTGGCgaccttatttctcgacgctttaacttgatttttctcctagtaacttacatgtcatagattccCTACGACTAATGCTTGAGTCTTAGGGTttcgattgatttaattatttacttcgagaaataaggctGCGACTGAGTGCCCCTCCCCGTATCTACACTTTACTCCCTCAGGATATCATCGGTCCAACGAATTTTTAACATTGTAGGTTTTCAAGACTCTTGGAGGGAACTACGAGTGCTCATACAGTTACATTCATTAGCCAATAAATGTGTCCGCGAGATTTAATGACCCCTGGGGTAGCTGAATCAATCTATCTCATATCCACCGGTGTCAGAAGAAAGTGGCCTCTGCTAAAGTGGTTAGAATAATGGTTTATTTTGACTTCTTATGCACTTCTTCCATTATGGCGTCTGAGGTAGTAATTTAATACTTTGCTGATCTTTGTTCTCTAGACTGCCGGCAGAATtcagagccgccaaaccgcaCGCCCGCGCGGCTCCGAACTCCTTGAGTACCATTACTGGTGCCCAGCTGCGCGTGTACACACTCAAACCTACGCTATGCCATCGCGTAATTATCGGATATTCCGATTATGTTGTCCTTAAGTAGTCACTACATTGTCATTAAATGTTATAGCTGAAGAgtacttttcaaaatattcaaatattacaatcatataatcaaaaattacttgaaaattCATTTGCTGAAACTCCTAATCCATCTAATACGGGAATTTTCTGAAGTATATCCTGTTTGTTATTGGCAGATTGTTATTGGATTGATTCTAGCGATCTCTaacagaagatcgagaagattGGGTAGAGCTATgctcaaggacgacacacctcggcgatATCAGACCGCCGATTAAATCTAAGTAATTCCTATTTGCTTGGCTTCTGAATGAGCTTGAGAGTGATTGTTAGTTAGAAACTGTTAAACTATGTgacttaaaggtatcaccccacgaatatgggtggtatgggtttcaggcgggtaaggcctatacggggtcgtagattgtgggaaagagggtgattccgtccatttctccctttATCAATGGAGACGGACAACCCCGCCTGCAATTCGTTCGAGTGGGTTGAAGACGCTTGCACTGAtagagggagagatgaacagaaTTACCTTCCTCCACCACCTAAGATACCGTAAAGGCATTGCCCGGTAATAAgcactaccccagattcgtggggtgatgcgtttaagttAGTTAGATTTACTGCACTTGTTGTACTGCACAACGCACTCAGAATGTTGTGTTCAATGAAGTTGATGTGGCGTTGTAAATCGATAAGCGAGATTCTATCGTAAATACtaacaaatagaaattattTGGAAAGCATATAATAATACCTGCTAATTTCTACTTTGAATGACACAGGCACCCGAGATACTAAGGCTCAGAAGATTGATATGGAACTAGGGCAATATAACAGAATCACCTAACACATACAACCACCGACCTGATAGAGAAAAAGAGTGAGAATGACTAGCTCAAGGTGTGCTGTATGTACGATGAATGCGTATCATCCTGCTATGATATTGCAACCAGAGCATTCAGAAAATTGGCAGTGCTAGTGCTAGATACGTTACGTCCAAGTATTAAAGAttgaggcgaaaaaaaaaatgagagaagtCTATTCCAGTGTCGAATGCAACAATAACtaatgaaaaattgttctgTAAATGGACAACATCACATAGGATCTAGTGTACGCACGGATGAGTGTGAATGATAAGAGCTCAGAAACTATACTGGTGAAACCCACATGACCAGAAGTTCGCTGAAACTGACACAAGAGTCCACAACGTGCATGTGGTACAACAAAGTTCATGTATACCGAAACCATCGGTGGCGTGTGCTTAAATGATGAAATGACGGGAAAACGTGATTTCGATGTGTTGAATCTCTAGTTTGCATCTTTTACAAACGTCTTAATCCTTCTATGATGAATCTTCCTTTTGCTTTAACTGGATTTATTTCCTTTACTAAAACTGCCCGATTGTTGGCAATGCAGAATTGTCCTTTCCAACGTCCTAGCCTCTAAATCAGAACTCTCTCGGGTTTATTCTAGATGCACATATATAGGAAGTAAGGAAGAAATCATCAGTTTTTGGATTTCATCAGAAGATCTTTCGAGTGGGacattagttgtttttttcagaacggTGGATCTAATCGTGGGTCAAAATTTTGGAGACGAAAGGAGTAGAAGTGGACAAAAAATGAAGTCACTGCTGCTTTAGATAACGAAATCGTGTCATTTAATTATTCATATCCACTGCTTTTACATCTGTTCCAGAAACATTCGCATTTCTCACAGCAATCCAGCTAAAATGGATGATATCGAACAGAATCAAAAGATTCTCTAAGCAATTATGTTCAAAAGTGGAGCTGTGCAATGGGCAACATGAATTAGCTATCGAGAAGGACCAGCGACTAGCCTAATGGGGTTTAAATATAGCATACTCCTGCTTGTAGTACAAATACACATATTGGTAACCATTGATGTTAATGTTAACATTTACAGATATATCATGTAACATTAAAACCGTAGAAAAGAGAATGGTTTACGACCGTGATGATAAAATGAAGTATACGAACCTATAACTATAAATTTACACTGTCTTATTGTGTACAGTAAAACTACATTTTAGAGCATTGTAAGCAcgtatttgcaaaaaaaaaaacaacaaataattctaacacaactctttttcttcaagaaaaaaaaattaaatgtcgAAGCTTTTGTCACCGCTGTGATGTGACTTCGTCCCATCATTCCATATCAAGAGAATTTCCTGAAAGCAAATAACGGAGAAAtatcaactgaaaaaaaattgactggTTGTTTTACCTTGTCCTTTAAATTTGCTAGTTCAACCTGCGAAAGGCGATCTTCGATGAGAGCTACCCAATTAACACTATCGTCAGGAggcaatattttgaaaatgcttTGAAGCTGAAAGAATATTACGTTCCTGTTTATATTCAACGTTTTGGAAATAATACCACTTACACTACGATACGCGAAATTTCGGTTAAGGAACGTGATATCACGGATAATCCGCAGGCGAGCTTTTTGCTCAGCAGTAAGCAATTTCATTGATGACCCGGAAGTACATTCGTCCTACAAAAGAGTATTTCCAATCCCTTCATTTCGGAAAAGGTTCTTcttgaatttatttaaatatttcttcGAGAAAAGGCAGGATATTATGGTGGAATTATCCTGATTGCAGCTCAGAGCCACAACTATATTCTGACaactgaacaaaaacaagcaaTATCCAGTGACGCATTTTCCTGTTAGCGAGgactacaaaaaaattcattactATGAAACGTGGATTTGAAATATGAAGATGAAGATATGGAATGTGAAATATGATTTGGAAAGACTGCAGCAGACTAATTATCAATCCATTTCATATACGTCTTGGTACACTATAACGCTGCTCCCAGTAGCATCGCATTTCAGCGACCAATAGAACCAAAAATTTGAGATATGAAGTAGAGCACATTCACCTGAGAAGCTCTAACGTTTTGAGTCTTATCGTTGCGAAAACTCTGACGAGAACTAAAAAAGGACGCAATACAAAATGTATGACCTCAGGATTAAAAACAGAGTAAGTGTACTCCAACCTGCTGCGGAAACTACAGGATGGGTCACCCTCGTTTCTCGAATAGGATTGACCGGGTTCATGAATCGTATTGAGAAGCGGTGTACTGTAATCCCTAGAAATGACTATAGaactaataaacaaaaaataaataaaaatccctTCAGAATCCCTACATGTACGGAGATCGAAATCCACCACTGTCGCGTCTCTCGTTATAGTAGAATCCATCATTTCCTTGCGCATATTGGGCGgtgttataattatttttagtgTGCCTTTCACTGAGATGAGGATCAGATTGCCGCGAAGGTGTTAGTCCACCTCTATCATTATAAGGTGCATAGAGCTGTTCAGTTCTCCCTATATATCTCGGTATATCGTTGCGACAGGAGCTTTTATTTAAAGGATCATTGCGAAAGGAGCCTTCATTCCTGATATCGTCACGATAggagttttcatttcttgccCAACGTTTATCATAATCCCACGTATTTCCACTGTATGTGTCATTACAGTGGGCGCTGTCGTTTTTGGGCTGACTGGTTCTGGTGTCACGGCTGTTCCCAATGTATCTTTCGTTGTCGTACGCGTGGCCTTCGTGTCTGTGCTGAGTTTGGTTATCTCCACGTCTACTTCCACCGTACGTGTCGTTTCGATGCCACTCATCTCGGGCTCGATTCTGATTGCTGTCGCGTATATCTTCACAGTATTCTCCATGCCTCGCATTATAATGGCGATTAGTAACAGGAGAAAGTGGGCGATTTATTCCCCCATAAGTGTTTGTTTGATTGCGCACCGGATCTGCATACGTTGACTCACCACCTACGCGTTTATCGCTTGAAGAATGCTGAGCATTACTCCAGTTATTTCGGGGATAAACATAATCAGAAATGGGATTTCCCAAGGCTGTAGATGAACGTTGAGCACTCCGACTGGAACGTAAATCGTTAGCAGTACGGGTACGAATGCAATTTTCGGCGACAGGACGATCAAATACAGAAGTTATGGGACTTTCATGATATGATTGTTGCATGGATGAATACTCTCCTGGATGAGTTCGAGGTGCACTCGCAACGTTACTAGAATTAAATCTAGTTGGCTGTTCGTTAGACGATAAAGTGGTAGGTAAACCTTGTTCTCCATGATCGTCGACAAAcctgaaataacaaaaagtaTAGCAAGTGAAGAATATTCGAAATATTGGACAGTGAATCATCGAGACTAAACTCTTATGATTTCCACAAAGAATAGGTCACTTGTGGGTAAAGAAATAGCAGCGTGACCTACTTTACTATTTCGTTACTGGTCTAcatattctggatttttaatATTATCGCTACTTTTGACGAACAAAACATTTTCGGAGAGGAAAAGACTATATAACGgcacatatagtcgggtcaaaacgacatgaagtacggtgcaatTACAAGTGTAAgcggttgtgctcgaagcggtgcggtgaaaaaagagattgggatcgaggtgtGTCCATTTACAGTGAGCAAGGTGTCAGCAAGGATCCCCGTAGATCCTAACCGTTaggctccaccgcaccgcttcgagcgcagctgcttactcaaatgcaccgtgcctcgttttgaccctgctatatGTTGAGACTTAGATGAAAAATACGTCAGAATTACAGAATGTTACTACTTATTTTCATGTGAGCGAGGCCAGTGGTAAGATTCCATCACTACGTATACGAGGTCACTGGTATGATAGTGACCAAgattaaaggtagcataccacgaatctggtgtgatacggatttcaggtggagtatccgtatcgTGGAGCGTTGcgatagatggcgtcgtacaaaacagcattctggaggcagcTGTTTTCAGTGATGCaggggagatgagcggaactacctccgtctccataatctacgaccccgtatacggatacttcacttgaaatctgcaccacctcagattcgtggtatgctatgTTTAATGGAACTCTCTatagtcgataaattggtggtTTGCTTGGGAGGATGGGGACACTGATACATCGACTGGTCATTGTACAGACTCCAAACGGGTTCGAAACCCTCTACGAAACTGAATTGAAGTGTAACGCGTCAACATCTAGAATGAAATGATCAATGCTGAGCATTTCGCATAAGTAACTACAACACTATTGTAGCTGTAGAGACGAAGATTTCCACTCACAAATTTCTATTGTTAGAAACCTATGCCAACCCAGTATTACCCCACTTTTCGCGCTTTCTTGACATTACTGAGAAAACTACTCATAATTTGACATTGAAAGACCTAataggaaaaattctaaacttGAAAGGAACCTTGGTTCGTGAGATGACCACATTCCAAACTCCTTGTTCTCATGCCTCTGAAAGAACCAAAAAGCAATCAACAAAATCAGTTTTCAGTAAATAACAGAAGAGATACTTGCTGTTTTCCTTGGCTTCTTACACGTTCGTACAAATTGTTTGGTATGTTTTTCTGTTCACCTTCCTCTTCGTCACTGCTTCGACCCTAAATAAGTAACTTCTCTTtgtgaacagaaagaaatgtaAGGACGGTTGACATGGAGTAGTTGTGCACTTGGATACTACGTCAAATCGAAACACATGAACATATGCGTAAAAAGTGTTGTATCGTGGTGACGCATCGCGTCCCCGTTGAACGCGTGCGTTTCCCCTCTTCAGAGAGCGGGACAACCTCCTCCAAgctcttttccttctcttttctacaggttttttttttcgggtaaTAGTTCGTAGGTAGTACCATTACAAGATTATTTCCCAACAGTTCTGGCGTTTGTTTCGTTCCTAAATCACTTTTAGGATCATAGTTAGTATGAATTTAATTTCTGCCccatttttcgttattttgaaCGATTAGGATAGTTCATAGTGGTACTACTATGAAAACCCATTTTTCgccaatttaaaggcatcactccacgaatccgggatagtgcggatttcaggtgaagagtccctatgcggggtcgtagattgtggagaggaggatgattccgtccatttcttcgtaattgccataaaaacggcccggaagatgcggagcatgcacaaggctggcgcgctccaatcgaatttgatgaagaaaatagcgcgccgaaacgctcgaagccgtatcttccgggccgttttctacggaaattaggaagaaatggacggaatcgcccttctctccataatctacgactctgtaaaggcataacccacctgaaatccgcaccaccccaaatctcgtggggtgatgcctctaatggTTTATTCTGATGACAAGCCATCACCTTGAAGAATTCAGTCTGAGAGAACTAGATGCCTCACCATTCGTGTAATTGTGCATGGTTGACGTTCTTCTAACacaatttttggatttcacCACAAAGTATAAAGGATAAGATGCACGACGCTGATCAATTTCTGTGAGGATGCATCTATGCGTTCAACTTTATTTCAGAATTGTTTAAAGTTTGTGAACGCGTGTACAGGATTATGATGACTTGCAGGGAACATCCGAGGTGCCAAATCAGTGTTTCTGTTCTCCCACCCCAATCCTGTCCTAATTTATCGAtaccggaaggatgaaaaaggTTGACTTGCACTAGGACtgattcgaaccaccgatcgatcgtgcaccCACAACGAAACTTATTACCAACTACGTCACACCTGCGCCTTCTGCACTTTACtacaattgcaaaaaaaaaaacgctaataATGCGCAGttgtggaagaaatggaggagaaattcctagaaacCAAAGTCGTAGAAGTGTCCTAATAGGCGCATTCAAAAGCTATCCCCACGATAATTTCAGCCATGGATAGCTAGATGATTATTCACGTTTATATCTTTGCACCCTAAAGGATAAACATTTATAGTggtcctcaaaaaaaaaaaacataccttAGTAACGCTGACTGAGTTCTTGCATGATGCAAATGCAGACAAGTGCCGTACATTTGAGGAAGAAGGCTTCTGTGACTGAGGATTAACATAGTCATTTGCTGCTCTTGTAGTACTGCCAAGGTCCTCAGCTGGAGAAGAACATTCCTGTTGAAGGTTGTGTTTCACTTGCGCTGGCATACCTTCCTCACCAATTTCCCAGGGATTACGGAAAGGTTTTACAGTATCCTCCATACGTGACAGCTGCATATAACACATGCGAGTGAAAAAACTTTGGGAAGCGAGATACACCATTTCTTACCTCTTCTCTAAGACGTGGTTTTGTAGATTCCAAGCTATGATTTAGCAAGGAAACTTTAGATGTAGGTTTTACAGGTTGGTCAGATTTCTGCTTAGAAATGACTGGCGCCGCAGTGTCAGTGTTGCCTGGGGCATGTGATGCTTccttaaataaaattagatgATCGAATTTTAATATTGCTGAAGAAGTTTGCAAAAACCAAAATGGCAGTTGTACAGTTAGTATTCCTTCTGGCGTCTCCTAAATGTCACGAAAATGCCATCAACTCATGCTGAGAAGCGATATCAAATGCAAAGATAGAGGTGTCAAAATTTTGGCCTTCGCACcctaaaggatgaaggataaagagtCCGCCGTTAATCATTCCATTagagatgcgccaacgcattcacttcaattcagaatcgtttgaggttaacgaatgCGTCTCTAgtttatacaatgacttgcaggggctaaTGATGTattaaatcagtgtttttccaAAACGTGTTCCGGGATTACAAtctagatatttttttaatgtcgaCTGCTGTCTTTTTCATTTAAGAGAAGCACTGCTTTTGAAGCGAAGCAACCTTATGTGATTTAATTTCTAGAAGATCGGGATAATCAGAAAAACAGCTACTATTACTAGaatcagaacgacatgaagcacggtataGCTGTGTAAGCGGTTGGCTTGAAGAGGTGCGGAGGagagtagcggttaggatcgagtgagaacCCTTGCTACTACTGTTTATTTCTGCAGTTCTCAATGGTTCCACCCAAGTCAAGCGTTCGATAGGATTTTCTCATCAGAGGAGGGGGGTCATAATGTGAGGGGATTGTAAGAGGAGTCGTAAGGGAGTGTGCGGTGGGAAGTAGTGAATGATGATGCATGATACCCACGACAAAATAATACGTAGCATTAAGTAATTAATTATaccattacaaaatattacagtaaacaatattaaattattacataaattacataatattatatttagtttcagGCGTAGGACGGTATGGAAgccccaacattttgttttgaatacaTATAACTTGTTGACAATGTAAGAATGAGACCTCGTAGGTTCGACAAACGggtgagtcaaatttttgcaaacgaGTTAGAAACTTGTAACCTCTTTTAAAAGATGGACGATTTAGTTTTACGTGTTTTGCAACAgttcaaaagtaaatttaatagaaatttaatgaccaaaaaagctcagattctgtgcacattgttaggtttAGGAGATAGTGAATAACTTTGTCATAAAAGACCAAAAACGAATTTTAGGTAGTTTCTCAGAGATGAACATTTGcccttttgaaaaatagtcatatcgctgtttttccCACCTactagtctttttggaattttgatgggacaaaattttaaattttcggagtttttttttttggaattgtcCTGTCTAGATTTTGAAAGAACCGGGGgaacggaaaaagaaaattttgcgcaTAATGGCTTCCTTAGTCTCTCTATCCGAACAtatgggtgattttttaaTACGCCGACGCATTTTTCTGGCGTGGGAAAAGATGCcaaaattccaattttcgcTCGCGCGCCGAACTGTGCGTGatcttggaaaaaattcaataactcaGACTCAGAAATTAGGGCGAAGCAAATCATCTCTTAGTATTTTGTAGCCGAGGATTTCCTCTATTTGATGCTCCATCATCCGATTTCCAGGACTcgcaatttttccaaatttttgatggaacaGAGATGGGAAAGATGCCACTTTTCCCATCTCTGccccatcaaaattccaaaaagactaaGTGGGAAAAACACCGATATGACCTATTTTAGGGCTTCTCTGAAAAAGTACCTAAAAGTCTTCATTTGGTCCTCTTATAACGAAATTATTTGGGATCTTCCAAAcgtaacaatgtgcacagaatctaaGCTTTTTGGTAATTAAATTCCACTAAATCCACTTCTAAACTGCTGAACACTATGTAAAATTAAGTTCATCTTTTAAAAGTGGTTccaagtttctaactcttttgccAAAATTTTACTCAGCGAGATGTCGAACCTGCATCGTCCCAGTGTGATACTGTAATGTATTGGAACAGAAGcagaatgttgattttttttttctttttttcgtcgttcttcTGTAATTCAACCTATGCACCtgactcttctctttcttcgcCGTATTATCCCCTCTAATCAGTATTTAGagatatttcatagatttaagaataaaaacagaatatAATAGAGGCGCATTTGACGtattttggaataaaaatagaggCGTAATCGAGAGGGCAGTGTTCCATCACCACGTTTGACCGTGGTTCcatctcgatttcaaccgctctCTCCAACGCGCCGCTGTAGctgctcacgcaactgcaccgtgcttcatttcgttttgacccgactatacgtatGCGTTCTTTGTGCAACAATTATTTTCCCGCAAAATTATATCTCACCAAAGAAAGGTTAGTATCTCTTTTATAATCACCTGACATCTGAGCTACTTGAGAAGGAATGAACTATATAGGAGGATTCACGGAGCTAGCAAAAACTTTTCATCGAGAACAAAACTGCATGTAGTAAAGCGATGCTTAAAACTTGAACAGAGCACACAGCACAGTCTTCGTCGTTGCATATTCAGTCTACTAAAATGTTTTATGTGTGTTGCCACAGGAACAACAACGCAGGAAATCGGCTAGTAAAAATTGGCTA
The Necator americanus strain Aroian chromosome I, whole genome shotgun sequence genome window above contains:
- a CDS encoding hypothetical protein (NECATOR_CHRI.G2993.T3) yields the protein MEAIIPNEHYIASLNIPYWKCDREDKEQLKMHLVCAMLCCPKQIEDDGSICAELVNMNMREVSCQYLDFLTVGRTATNYDKAVSDRIEKNLASLFQLPLFKEIVEMDEKAKFKPIPSASIKPLFERILRGGRALRLREGQTKKRKEKECNTPAAVYKAKVVCNFLLELIESERRHQGLSSSGFVDWQSVQKRYQEMFTNEDSEDRKLMEIYKTKYGMQFTHPTLNGDVIKNWTGRSTITKALSMPIFYKINCHNEQSTGRLSVGFGDNIALYDDEELKKAADAARAPPQEQTGRKKFKEERRHEQNNAVNEMANVIPLRQRQTQSTITSIFPDSASSPFATSAKLQTHNLPSWNSEEVLPKTQPTANTNEPQYIPTSANIGETSEFHSESEQSSNETGVYTDDELDQKEASHAPGNTDTAAPVISKQKSDQPVKPTSKVSLLNHSLESTKPRLREELSRMEDTVKPFRNPWEIGEEAEDLGSTTRAANDYVNPQSQKPSSSNVRHLSAFASCKNSVSVTKGRSSDEEEGEQKNIPNNLYERVRSQGKQQRHENKEFGMWSSHEPRFVDDHGEQVTLRVHLELIQESIHPCNNHIMKHSSSDKRVGGESTYADPVRNQTNTYGGINRPLSPVTNRHYNARHGEYCEDIRDSNQNRARDEWHRNDTYGGSRRGDNQTQHRHEGHAYDNERYIGNSRDTRTSQPKNDSAHCNDTYSGNTWDYDKRWARNENSYRDDIRNEGSFRNDPLNKSSCRNDIPRYIGRTEQLYAPYNDRGGLTPSRQSDPHLSERHTKNNYNTAQYAQGNDGFYYNERRDSGGFRSPYMDYSTPLLNTIHEPGQSYSRNEGDPSCSFRSSSRQSFRNDKTQNVRASQDECTSGSSMKLLTAEQKARLRIIRDITFLNRNFAYRSLQSIFKILPPDDSVNWVALIEDRLSQVELANLKDKEILLIWNDGTKSHHSGDKSFDI
- a CDS encoding hypothetical protein (NECATOR_CHRI.G2993.T1), whose amino-acid sequence is MNELLVFAFQRSKPPAIIPNEHYIASLNIPYWKCDREDKEQLKMHLVCAMLCCPKQIEDDGSICAELVNMNMREVSCQYLDFLTVGRTATNYDKAVSDRIEKNLASLFQLPLFKEIVEMDEKAKFKPIPSASIKPLFERILRGGRALRLREGQTKKRKEKECNTPAAVYKAKVVCNFLLELIESERRHQGLSSSGFVDWQSVQKRYQEMFTNEDSEDRKLMEIYKTKYGMQFTHPTLNGDVIKNWTGRSTITKALSMPIFYKINCHNEQSTGRLSVGFGDNIALYDDEELKKAADAARAPPQEQTGRKKFKEERRHEQNNAVNEMANVIPLRQRQTQSTITSIFPDSASSPFATSAKLQTHNLPSWNSEEVLPKTQPTANTNEPQYIPTSANIGETSEFHSESEQSSNETGVYTDDELDQKEASHAPGNTDTAAPVISKQKSDQPVKPTSKVSLLNHSLESTKPRLREELSRMEDTVKPFRNPWEIAEDLGSTTRAANDYVNPQSQKPSSSNVRHLSAFASCKNSVSVTKGRSSDEEEGEQKNIPNNLYERVRSQGKQQRHENKEFGMWSSHEPRFVDDHGEQGLPTTLSSNEQPTRFNSSNVASAPRTHPGEYSSMQQSYHESPITSVFDRPVAENCIRTRTANDLRSSRSAQRSSTALGNPISDYVYPRNNWSNAQHSSSDKRVGGESTYADPVRNQTNTYGGINRPLSPVTNRHYNARHGEYCEDIRDSNQNRARDEWHRNDTYGGSRRGDNQTQHRHEGHAYDNERYIGNSRDTRTSQPKNDSAHCNDTYSGNTWDYDKRWARNENSYRDDIRNEGSFRNDPLNKSSCRNDIPRYIGRTEQLYAPYNDRGGLTPSRQSDPHLSERHTKNNYNTAQYAQGNDGFYYNERRDSGGFRSPYITPLLNTIHEPGQSYSRNEGDPSCSFRSSSRQSFRNDKTQNVRASQDECTSGSSMKLLTAEQKARLRIIRDITFLNRNFAYRSLQSIFKILPPDDSVNWVALIEDRLSQVELANLKDKEILLIWNDGTKSHHSGDKSFDI